Part of the Sporomusa termitida genome, TGTGCATCCTGCCGTTTTTCCATATTAATGGCTTGGTTATTACGCTGATTACGCCTGTGTTTACCGGCGGGCGGGCTATCATACCGCGCCGATTCAGTGCCGGCAGCTTCTGGGGCTGGGTGAACCAGTACCAGGTGACCTGGTTTAGTGCGGTGCCGACTATTTTGTCAATCCTGCTTTCCCGGGACAAGGCATGCCCTGTTCAGGCACCCAGCCTGCGGTTTGCCCGTTCGGCCTCATCCTCACTGCCTGTGGCGATTCTGCAGGAATTTGAGCAACGGTACCAGGTACCGGTAATTGAAGCCTATGGCCTGTCCGAAGCCGGCAGCCAGGTGGCAACCAATCCGCTGCCGCCCGGAGTCAGAAAAGCCGGTTCAGTCGGGCTGGCTGCGGGTAATGAGATGCGGGTCGTGGATGAAAACGGCAATACCGCTGCTGCCGGGGTGGCAGGCGAGGTTATTCTCCGGGGGGCTAATGTTACGACCGGGTATCTTAACAACCCGGCGGCAAATCAGGAAAGCTTTAAACAGGGCTGGTTCTATACCGGCGATTTGGGCTATTTTGATGCAGACGGCTATCTCTTTCTGACCGGCCGGAGAAAAGAATTAATCAACCGGGCCGGGGAAAAGATTTCTCCCCGGGAGGTAGATGAAGTTCTCTATCAGTTGCCCGGGATTGAGGTGGCAGCGGCAATCGGTGTACCGGACAGCTTGTTCGGCGAGGAAATTGTCGCGTTTATCCAACTGCGTCCCGGTGCCGAGTTGAGCACCGAAACGGTGCTTGCTCATTGCAAGGCGTATCTGGCCGATTTCAAAGTGCCTAAAAATATTATCTGTATTGATGATTTTCCTAAAGGTCCCAACGGGAAAATTCAGCGCCGCAGGTTGGCTGAGCTGCACAGCCGGCTGAATGCCGCCAGGGTAATGGAATGATTATCGATAAAATAGAGCAGAGAAAGGAGCTGCCGGCGTTATGGTAGCTAAATTACAAACAAGCAAATATGATGTCCAGGTTGACGGCCAGGGCTGTAAGGCTTGCGGCTACTGTCTGGAGGTTTGCCCGAAGAATGTCTTTGATCAGGCTGATTATTTTAATGCGAAAGGCTACCGGCCTGTCCGGGTTAAAGCCGCCGGGGACTGTATCGGCTGCCGGCGCTGCTTTTTTGCGTGTCCGGATTTCGCCATTGATGTAAATAAAAAACCGGCCGAGGAGGATTGTCGTGAAAAGAATATTTGAAACAGGCAATGCGGCGATTACCGAAGCTGCTATTTTTGCCGGCTGCAAGGTTTTCGCCGGCTATCCGATTACGCCGGCTACGGAGATTGCCGAGAATATGTCGCGGCGATTGCCGCAGGTAGACGGCTATTATGTCCAGGCTGAAGACGAGCTGTCAGCAATGCATATCTGTATTGGCGCCTCGCTGGGCGGGCTTAAGGCAATGACCTCGACCTCCGGTCCGGGCTATATCCTGTTCGCCGATCCCTATGGCTGGGCCTTAGGCAGCGAAATTCCGGTTGTCGTAGTGAATGCCCAGCGGGTGGGGCCGGTCAGCGGCATTACCGGCGCGCCCGGTCAGGGGGAATTTTATCTCAGCCGCTATCCGACCCATGGGGGCAATTTCGAGAGTATCGTCCTGGCGCCAAACAGTGTCCAGGAAGCCTTTGCCCTGACAGTCGAGGCCTTTTATCTGGCTGAGCGGTTTAGGATGCCTGTTACTGTGCTGGCTGATCAGATTGTAACCGATGGCTGGGAAACACTGCTGATTCCCGAGACCCCGGCCGAGATAGAAGCAATGGGACTGCGGGTTCAGCCCCGGAGAATTAATTATGGCCCTGAATTCTATCCGGCAACCGATGAGATTGACGTGCCGCCGGTGGTATTAGGGCATAACACGGGAGCGGCCTGCTCGGACTGGACGCCTACGGCTGAAGGTTTTGACACCGAAGAGATTGAATGGCAGCATAAGCACGCCCATCGTCTGATTTACAAGGTGAGAAACCATAAGGAGCTTATTACCCGCTATGAAGAGATCGACACTGCCGATAACCCGGAGGTTATTTTAGTGGCCTATGGCAGTCCGTCGCGCGTATTAAAAAGCGCGGTCAAAGCCGCCAGGGAACAGGGGCTAAAGGTAGGCGGCATTCGGCTGGTTTCCATCTGGCCCTTCCCTGATGAAGCCTTTGGCCGCAGCGCCAAATACCTGTCTGTGGAACTCAACTATGACGGCCAGTTGGTGCGGGAGGTGCAGCGGGCAGCGCCGAAAGACAGTGACATACATTTCTTAGGCCGGTGCGGGGAATTGCCTAAGGTTGCGGAATTAGTGGCTGCGGCCCGCGACTTAATCAACGGTCAGCCGCTGGCAAGCATAAAATGGCAGCGGGAGGCTTGGTAGCATGGACTATTTAGCGACAAAATACCTAAAAACAAAAAAAATTCCCAGCACGGCCTGCAGTGGCTGCGGGTTGGGACAAGTGCATAAAAAGGTGTTACTGGCAATTGATGAGCTGGGGCTTGCTACCGGCGATATTGTGTGGGGAACCGGGATCGGCTGTTCCGGCCGGCAGACGTTTAATACCTGGCAGGGGGATAATTTTGCCGGCACCCATGGGCGGGTATATGCCATCGCCACCGGTCTGCGCCTGGCGCTTCCCCCGGAGAAAAAAATAGTGCTCACCGTGGGCGATGGCGATGCGTTCGGCATTGGGCTGCTGCACCTGCTGCACTCTGTGCGCAGAAATGTGGATATGACTGTAGTTGTGGCCGATAACTTCGGCTATCAGTCGACCGGCGGCCAGTATGGTTACACTACCCCCAGCGGCTCAGTGACCGACAGCAGCCCCTATGGCATGCAGGACCCCAACTGGGTGCAGGACGGGCGGGATATTCTGGATATTTTAAGGGCGGCCGGGGCCGGCTTCTTAGCCCGGCACACCAGTGTGGAAGGTCAGAATGCGGTCGAGAGCATTAAAAAGGCGATTCAGTTTAAGGGATTCTCGCTGGTGCATATCGCCTATCCCTGTATAACCAA contains:
- a CDS encoding AMP-binding protein, translated to MSFESLAQLIKHRAVHDCERLFVSSPEQQTDLTYGEFYQAARKFAQYLEQQGLQNGARVAVILDNGVDWVLTFWGILLAGGVVVPLNPRFKPSESGGLLAQAGVQLIIADVEGARALPPELFAGSARRYQSGHDGRQELLIVTLPQPHPTTVSAAAGSGLEAEALLLFTSGSTGVPKGVVLTHGNLLAEAGFIQQGHALTAQDISLCILPFFHINGLVITLITPVFTGGRAIIPRRFSAGSFWGWVNQYQVTWFSAVPTILSILLSRDKACPVQAPSLRFARSASSSLPVAILQEFEQRYQVPVIEAYGLSEAGSQVATNPLPPGVRKAGSVGLAAGNEMRVVDENGNTAAAGVAGEVILRGANVTTGYLNNPAANQESFKQGWFYTGDLGYFDADGYLFLTGRRKELINRAGEKISPREVDEVLYQLPGIEVAAAIGVPDSLFGEEIVAFIQLRPGAELSTETVLAHCKAYLADFKVPKNIICIDDFPKGPNGKIQRRRLAELHSRLNAARVME
- a CDS encoding 4Fe-4S dicluster domain-containing protein, producing MVAKLQTSKYDVQVDGQGCKACGYCLEVCPKNVFDQADYFNAKGYRPVRVKAAGDCIGCRRCFFACPDFAIDVNKKPAEEDCREKNI
- a CDS encoding 2-oxoglutarate ferredoxin oxidoreductase subunit alpha, with protein sequence MKRIFETGNAAITEAAIFAGCKVFAGYPITPATEIAENMSRRLPQVDGYYVQAEDELSAMHICIGASLGGLKAMTSTSGPGYILFADPYGWALGSEIPVVVVNAQRVGPVSGITGAPGQGEFYLSRYPTHGGNFESIVLAPNSVQEAFALTVEAFYLAERFRMPVTVLADQIVTDGWETLLIPETPAEIEAMGLRVQPRRINYGPEFYPATDEIDVPPVVLGHNTGAACSDWTPTAEGFDTEEIEWQHKHAHRLIYKVRNHKELITRYEEIDTADNPEVILVAYGSPSRVLKSAVKAAREQGLKVGGIRLVSIWPFPDEAFGRSAKYLSVELNYDGQLVREVQRAAPKDSDIHFLGRCGELPKVAELVAAARDLINGQPLASIKWQREAW
- a CDS encoding thiamine pyrophosphate-dependent enzyme, whose product is MDYLATKYLKTKKIPSTACSGCGLGQVHKKVLLAIDELGLATGDIVWGTGIGCSGRQTFNTWQGDNFAGTHGRVYAIATGLRLALPPEKKIVLTVGDGDAFGIGLLHLLHSVRRNVDMTVVVADNFGYQSTGGQYGYTTPSGSVTDSSPYGMQDPNWVQDGRDILDILRAAGAGFLARHTSVEGQNAVESIKKAIQFKGFSLVHIAYPCITNFAGKALGSRKPVVAYRWLKERTNPAPDQAIDGITFRTGIYHQATAGRPEFSEQMRNFTAAVRKEGQHETNGNIG